One Actinopolymorpha sp. NPDC004070 DNA segment encodes these proteins:
- a CDS encoding GNAT family N-acetyltransferase has translation MTTEPARTSRPTVRPATLEDVELLSQIVYATYVEDDPDMTPAEKQSWLDEYRVNTRDEVLGRVENSTTNLIYVGDDAVGRLRVVRTPEKIFIGGIQVHPAFQDKGIGTAIITTLLDEAHELGIPVELRVHKTNGNAERLYTQLGFRRNGELGDEHVMTAG, from the coding sequence ATGACGACCGAACCGGCCAGGACCTCGCGACCGACAGTGCGACCCGCGACGCTCGAAGACGTCGAACTCCTCAGCCAGATCGTCTACGCCACGTACGTGGAAGACGACCCGGACATGACACCCGCGGAGAAGCAGAGCTGGCTCGACGAATATCGAGTGAACACCCGGGATGAAGTGCTCGGGCGGGTGGAGAACAGCACGACGAACCTGATCTACGTCGGCGACGATGCCGTCGGCCGGTTGCGTGTCGTTCGTACCCCCGAGAAGATCTTCATCGGCGGGATCCAGGTCCACCCCGCGTTCCAGGACAAGGGGATCGGCACCGCGATCATCACCACGCTGCTCGACGAGGCTCACGAGTTGGGAATACCCGTCGAGCTGCGGGTGCACAAGACCAACGGGAACGCCGAACGGCTCTACACCCAGCTGGGATTCCGCCGTAACGGCGAGCTCGGCGACGAGCACGTGATGACCGCCGGCTGA
- a CDS encoding MTAP family purine nucleoside phosphorylase — MNSGVNAEPVGVIGGSGNDELLDLHNAKQRQIATVHGTVEVTTGTVRGRSVVHVSRHGHRHERLSNHVQHRANIAALLECGATSAIGLTVCGAVDPDLRPGSVVVFDDLHFPSNRLPDGTLCTWYESAGHPRRSHWVFDRPFSEDVRGTLLAAAPEAGVPIATAGTYGHVDGPRFNTRSEIAQLRAAGVAAVSQTGGPETVLSGEVRLPYALLGYVTDFANGVVTEPEPVEALLGRMAHSKQVFSTVLASALPAVNRPEPAGVIVEMA; from the coding sequence ATGAATAGTGGCGTGAACGCCGAACCCGTGGGTGTCATCGGCGGGTCCGGGAACGACGAGCTTCTCGATCTACATAACGCGAAGCAGCGGCAGATCGCCACGGTGCACGGGACCGTGGAGGTTACCACCGGGACGGTGCGTGGGCGCTCCGTCGTGCACGTGTCCCGGCACGGGCACCGCCACGAGCGGCTGTCCAACCACGTCCAGCACCGGGCGAACATCGCTGCTCTGCTGGAATGTGGTGCGACCTCGGCGATCGGGCTCACCGTCTGCGGCGCGGTTGATCCAGACCTGCGGCCCGGCTCGGTCGTGGTCTTCGACGACCTGCATTTCCCTTCCAACCGCCTGCCCGACGGCACGCTGTGCACGTGGTACGAGTCGGCGGGTCATCCCCGTCGCAGCCACTGGGTGTTCGACCGGCCGTTCAGCGAGGACGTGCGGGGGACTCTGCTGGCTGCGGCGCCCGAGGCCGGTGTCCCGATCGCGACGGCCGGCACGTACGGGCACGTCGACGGGCCGAGGTTCAACACCCGCAGCGAGATCGCGCAGCTTCGAGCCGCGGGCGTGGCGGCTGTGAGCCAGACCGGCGGGCCGGAGACGGTGCTGTCGGGTGAGGTCCGGTTGCCGTACGCCCTGCTCGGCTACGTGACGGACTTCGCCAACGGCGTCGTCACGGAGCCCGAGCCCGTGGAGGCGCTGCTCGGACGGATGGCGCACAGCAAGCAGGTGTTCTCGACCGTACTCGCCTCGGCGCTGCCTGCCGTGAATCGTCCGGAGCCCGCGGGCGTGATCGTCGAGATGGCCTGA
- a CDS encoding molybdopterin-dependent oxidoreductase, translating to MLALGVNGADLSLDYGFPARVMVVNGPGVHYAKWVRPVDGRPREWTRSRVAHRRSGRRTFATRQATVVRREPRRGSPSAAARPASPSRQADADGDPRPGPHASRREAPNHPRHKCYVANWWMTGYDCPGQVDTTGWSHLGVGIRGCKGLEGQKVEVAG from the coding sequence CTGCTCGCTCTCGGCGTCAACGGTGCCGACCTGTCCCTCGACTACGGCTTCCCGGCGCGCGTCATGGTCGTGAACGGCCCCGGTGTCCACTACGCCAAGTGGGTGCGGCCGGTGGATGGCCGGCCACGTGAGTGGACCAGGAGTCGGGTTGCCCACCGACGATCCGGTCGGCGTACGTTCGCAACAAGGCAGGCCACGGTGGTGCGGCGGGAACCTCGACGAGGTAGTCCCTCGGCAGCCGCTCGGCCAGCCTCGCCCAGCCGACAGGCTGACGCCGACGGCGACCCGCGGCCAGGTCCGCATGCGTCCCGGCGCGAGGCGCCGAATCATCCACGGCACAAGTGCTACGTGGCGAACTGGTGGATGACCGGGTACGACTGTCCAGGTCAGGTTGACACGACTGGCTGGAGCCACTTGGGCGTTGGCATTCGTGGCTGTAAAGGCCTGGAGGGCCAGAAGGTGGAGGTGGCGGGATGA
- a CDS encoding Gfo/Idh/MocA family oxidoreductase: protein MEHITYQFEYDERIPVAFIGAGGHSYRNVYPSFQYAPVDLRAVCDLDGERAATYARLFGAPRSYADHREMLERERPTAVFVVTSYTEDGRVQATDLAVDCLRAGAHVWMEKPTAASVAEIHHLQKESAAAGRFVMTGLKKIFTPAMERTKDIISSPDFGEVSSVSVRYPQNLPAYEKRRDLVAMRGFLDHIYHPGAVLHHLMGQVRGFGYQWEPASGASTASLRFASGAIGTLHLAAGSAATSPLERVEVVGQDANVVVDNSVRLTYYRRGARLGYGRSSSYVVDEDHAPLHWEPEFSLGQLYNKNLFYLGYVPEILHFCDSVLSGTPPTKGTLDDSLAIMRLFEAYQTVPAGTFVDLPHESPLQPPLPLPLPNENGAT, encoded by the coding sequence GTGGAGCACATCACCTATCAGTTCGAGTACGACGAACGGATCCCGGTCGCCTTCATCGGTGCGGGCGGCCACTCCTATCGCAACGTCTACCCGTCCTTCCAGTACGCGCCGGTCGACCTGCGGGCGGTGTGTGACCTCGACGGTGAACGAGCAGCGACATACGCCCGGCTGTTCGGCGCGCCGCGTTCCTACGCCGACCACCGGGAGATGCTCGAACGTGAACGGCCGACGGCGGTCTTCGTCGTGACGTCGTACACCGAGGACGGCCGGGTGCAGGCGACCGACCTCGCCGTGGACTGCCTGCGAGCCGGCGCACACGTCTGGATGGAGAAGCCGACCGCCGCGTCGGTCGCCGAGATCCACCACCTGCAGAAGGAGTCCGCGGCGGCGGGCCGGTTCGTGATGACGGGACTGAAGAAGATCTTCACCCCCGCGATGGAACGCACGAAGGACATCATCTCCTCACCCGACTTCGGTGAGGTGAGCTCGGTCAGCGTCCGCTACCCGCAGAACCTTCCGGCGTACGAGAAACGCCGCGACCTGGTGGCGATGCGAGGGTTCCTCGACCACATCTACCACCCCGGCGCGGTACTGCACCACCTGATGGGGCAGGTGCGTGGCTTCGGCTACCAGTGGGAGCCGGCCTCCGGTGCCAGTACGGCCTCGCTGCGCTTCGCCTCCGGCGCGATCGGGACGCTGCACCTGGCCGCCGGCAGCGCCGCGACCAGCCCGCTCGAGCGCGTCGAGGTGGTCGGACAGGACGCCAACGTCGTCGTGGACAACAGCGTCCGGCTCACCTACTACCGCCGCGGCGCACGGCTCGGCTACGGCCGCTCATCTTCCTACGTCGTCGACGAGGACCACGCACCGCTGCACTGGGAGCCGGAGTTCTCCCTGGGACAGCTCTACAACAAGAATCTCTTCTATCTCGGCTACGTCCCGGAGATCCTGCACTTCTGCGACAGCGTCCTGTCCGGAACCCCACCCACCAAGGGCACGCTCGACGACTCACTCGCGATCATGCGGCTCTTCGAGGCCTACCAGACCGTGCCAGCCGGAACCTTCGTCGACCTTCCCCACGAGTCGCCACTGCAACCGCCACTGCCACTGCCACTGCCGAACGAGAACGGAGCAACCTGA
- a CDS encoding cupin domain-containing protein: MPDVATALANVTDHEIEQTPWGRLVWMVSGRLGNSTRMTVGRCYIEPGQHNPRHYHPNCDEVLHVLRGTIEHSFDDETVRMSAGDTISIPQGVLHNARNVGPDTAVFVISFSSPDRQVVGEN; this comes from the coding sequence ATGCCTGACGTCGCCACCGCCCTCGCCAACGTCACCGACCACGAGATCGAGCAGACGCCCTGGGGGCGCCTCGTCTGGATGGTGTCGGGCCGGCTCGGCAACTCCACCAGGATGACGGTGGGGCGGTGCTACATCGAGCCGGGGCAGCACAATCCGAGGCACTACCACCCCAACTGCGACGAGGTTCTGCACGTCCTGCGGGGCACGATCGAGCACAGCTTCGACGACGAGACCGTACGGATGAGTGCCGGCGACACCATCAGCATCCCGCAGGGTGTCCTCCACAACGCCCGCAACGTCGGCCCGGACACCGCGGTGTTCGTCATCTCCTTCTCCTCTCCCGACCGTCAGGTCGTCGGCGAGAACTGA
- a CDS encoding DUF1062 domain-containing protein, with protein sequence MLPVIWHVRETALPIVRRRCPHCRADAHTPTGTFRVNANGKLLDVWILATCRSCGRTAKLVVHERVRVTTLDRRRLDGYHRNDVDLVAAVLAEPGTARRNNYRLDWDGAWELVGEPPTSTCRVTVSPGRHAEVSPLDVLAAGLGLSRSRITRLVKVGGIVCSADLRRPTASPFTVEVAAEVVAEVVDALAAEQDDQFSPTT encoded by the coding sequence GTGCTTCCCGTCATCTGGCATGTCCGAGAAACGGCACTTCCCATCGTTCGGCGCCGCTGTCCACACTGCCGCGCCGACGCGCACACCCCCACCGGGACCTTTCGGGTCAACGCGAACGGCAAACTGCTCGACGTGTGGATCCTCGCGACCTGCCGGTCGTGCGGTCGTACCGCCAAGCTGGTAGTCCACGAGAGGGTCCGCGTCACCACGCTTGATCGGCGGCGGCTCGACGGCTATCACCGCAACGACGTGGACCTGGTGGCCGCCGTGCTGGCCGAGCCCGGCACGGCGCGCCGCAACAACTACCGGCTGGACTGGGACGGTGCGTGGGAGTTGGTCGGTGAGCCGCCGACCTCGACGTGCCGAGTGACTGTGAGTCCGGGACGACATGCCGAGGTGTCACCGCTCGACGTTCTTGCTGCCGGGCTTGGGCTTTCGCGAAGCCGGATCACCAGGTTGGTCAAGGTTGGTGGCATTGTCTGCTCGGCCGACCTGCGCCGCCCGACAGCGAGCCCCTTCACGGTGGAGGTCGCGGCCGAGGTCGTGGCCGAGGTCGTGGACGCCCTGGCCGCAGAACAGGATGATCAGTTCTCGCCGACGACCTGA
- a CDS encoding metalloregulator ArsR/SmtB family transcription factor, with product MRPEPADIEATAEQVFVALADPTRRAILAELASGGPATATDLADRLPITRQAIAKHLALLTDAGLVTAEAGERRRVRYRLHSAPMQVAQQFLAAMARDWDSPLGALKDHLDRGAGGDEVS from the coding sequence ATGCGGCCTGAACCCGCCGACATCGAGGCCACCGCCGAGCAGGTGTTCGTCGCCCTGGCCGACCCGACCCGGCGCGCCATCCTGGCGGAGCTGGCCTCGGGAGGACCGGCCACGGCGACGGACCTGGCCGACCGGTTGCCGATCACCCGGCAGGCGATCGCCAAACACCTTGCCCTGTTGACCGACGCGGGTCTGGTGACCGCCGAGGCAGGCGAGCGTCGCCGGGTGCGGTACCGCCTGCACTCGGCGCCGATGCAGGTGGCGCAGCAGTTCCTGGCCGCGATGGCGCGCGACTGGGACAGCCCGCTCGGCGCGCTGAAGGACCACCTCGACCGTGGAGCCGGCGGCGACGAGGTGAGCTAG
- a CDS encoding SRPBCC domain-containing protein, with translation MSFPDRIERTVEVAHPPAKVWAALTTAEGLSAWFGQQATIDLRPGGSAQMAWDTGDKAEIRVERVEEPSVFGFTWPISGLPGDDPRRTYVEFTLEPVGTGTRLTVVESGFAQLPDDAHDTAYKGNIGGWAHELGELVDYLDAA, from the coding sequence ATGAGCTTTCCCGATCGCATCGAGCGCACCGTCGAGGTCGCTCACCCGCCGGCCAAGGTGTGGGCGGCGCTTACCACCGCCGAGGGCCTGAGTGCCTGGTTCGGCCAGCAGGCGACGATCGACCTGCGTCCGGGCGGATCGGCGCAGATGGCGTGGGACACCGGCGACAAGGCCGAGATCCGGGTCGAACGCGTGGAGGAGCCCTCGGTGTTCGGCTTCACCTGGCCGATCTCCGGACTGCCCGGGGACGACCCGCGCCGCACGTACGTCGAGTTCACCCTCGAACCGGTCGGGACCGGCACCCGGCTCACCGTGGTCGAGAGCGGCTTCGCCCAACTGCCCGACGACGCCCACGACACGGCGTACAAGGGCAACATCGGGGGCTGGGCGCACGAGCTGGGCGAACTCGTCGACTACCTCGATGCGGCCTGA
- a CDS encoding sugar phosphate isomerase/epimerase: MRTVLFTKLFGSRGLDEIGPTVADLGFDGVDLLIRPGFSVTPDEADLLPRAVSDLRALGLDVPMATTDLTDPANFPTAKVFGACAEAGVGLIRLGYWNYNGSRPYDGIRDQARRDLDELERLAASYGVGLAIQLHGGTIHSSGALTRVLLEGRDPAAVSAYPDPGNQVVQDGREDWRLTFDLLRPWLSCVGVKNGGWFAGTTQESGGRAWQSDWLGLADGMVPWPDILDHLRTTGFDGLLSFHSHYELPYEQVLDQTRVDLRFVRRCLDRAAESS; this comes from the coding sequence ATGCGCACCGTGTTGTTCACCAAGCTGTTCGGATCCCGTGGGCTGGACGAGATCGGACCGACCGTGGCCGATCTCGGCTTCGACGGCGTCGACCTGCTCATCCGGCCGGGCTTCTCGGTGACCCCGGACGAGGCGGACCTGCTGCCGCGCGCCGTGTCCGACCTGCGGGCGCTGGGCCTCGACGTGCCGATGGCGACGACCGACCTCACCGATCCGGCGAACTTCCCCACCGCGAAGGTGTTCGGAGCCTGCGCGGAGGCGGGCGTCGGCCTGATCCGGCTCGGGTACTGGAACTACAACGGTTCCCGTCCGTACGACGGCATCCGCGACCAGGCGCGCCGTGACCTCGACGAACTCGAACGCCTCGCCGCGTCGTACGGCGTCGGCCTGGCGATCCAGCTGCACGGCGGCACGATCCACTCCTCCGGTGCACTCACCCGGGTGCTGCTGGAGGGCCGGGACCCCGCGGCGGTCAGTGCCTACCCGGACCCGGGCAACCAGGTGGTGCAGGACGGCCGGGAGGACTGGCGGCTGACGTTCGACCTGCTGCGGCCCTGGCTCAGTTGTGTCGGGGTGAAGAACGGCGGCTGGTTCGCGGGCACCACGCAGGAGAGCGGCGGCCGCGCCTGGCAGTCGGACTGGCTCGGTCTGGCCGACGGCATGGTGCCGTGGCCGGACATCCTGGACCACCTGCGCACGACGGGATTCGACGGGCTGCTGTCGTTCCACAGCCACTACGAACTCCCGTACGAGCAGGTACTCGACCAGACCCGCGTCGACCTACGGTTCGTCCGGAGATGTCTGGACCGGGCCGCCGAATCGAGCTGA
- a CDS encoding ABC transporter substrate-binding protein, which translates to MGAVSVITAASGTGCSLLSTSPQGKKDAGKAAQAKGPEAPMLARQVKSGKLPPVKRRLPKKPLVVRPAERIGRYGGTWHAAMLGADTAWLDRTVGYDPLLRWRPGARTFDREQVVPGVAESFEVNADASEYTFRLREGMRWSDGQPFTADDIVFAYEDVLRNKKISPVLAAAYLAGGQPARISKTDTYGFTVTFAKPNALFAQRMATKAYGLDLVKHPRHYLSKFHEKYSKDAERLAKQEKFTDWVALFGAKRDRWANPELPTLNAWVLTKAVGTGDRVVATRNPYYWKVDPDGSQLPYLDEFVNVVVSDPEVMLLKTTNGEFDFQERTVTSLRNKPVLARSRDKGHYRFLDMVNANMNTAIISLNLCHKDPVKREIFRNRDFRVGLSHAINRKEIIVAAYQRQGTPAQPAPRPESAFYDRELATQYTEYDVALANRHLDRAGYRKRDGSGVRLGPDGTPIRFVVEIASQDYGFGWANVMDLVRGYWRAVGVDMSVRAEDGGLFYERKDANTFDAVVWQGDVGGMDPRLEPRYYMPYRDESNFALPWAEWYQTRGAGGEEPPPAVRRQLSLYDQMTATADADEQNRLLHEIVTMAREQFYAIGICLPPKGYSIVRNDFHNVPTMMIESDYPEPGPTNPEQYFTTRQ; encoded by the coding sequence TTGGGTGCCGTCTCCGTCATCACAGCCGCTTCGGGCACCGGCTGCAGCCTGTTGTCGACCAGCCCGCAGGGTAAGAAGGACGCGGGCAAGGCGGCGCAGGCCAAGGGGCCCGAGGCTCCGATGCTCGCTCGCCAGGTGAAGTCCGGAAAGCTGCCGCCGGTCAAGCGGCGCCTGCCGAAGAAGCCGCTCGTGGTCAGGCCCGCCGAGCGCATCGGACGGTACGGCGGCACCTGGCACGCGGCCATGCTGGGGGCGGACACGGCGTGGCTGGACCGTACGGTCGGCTACGACCCGTTGTTGCGATGGCGGCCCGGCGCCCGGACCTTCGACCGGGAGCAGGTCGTGCCCGGGGTGGCCGAGTCGTTCGAGGTGAACGCCGACGCGTCCGAGTACACCTTCCGCCTTCGGGAGGGCATGCGCTGGTCCGACGGGCAGCCGTTCACCGCCGACGACATCGTCTTCGCCTACGAGGATGTGCTGCGAAACAAGAAGATCTCACCCGTGCTCGCCGCCGCCTACCTCGCCGGTGGTCAGCCGGCCCGGATCTCCAAGACCGACACCTACGGCTTCACGGTGACCTTCGCCAAGCCGAACGCGCTGTTCGCCCAGCGGATGGCGACCAAGGCGTACGGCCTGGATCTGGTGAAGCATCCGCGGCACTACCTGTCGAAGTTCCACGAGAAGTACTCCAAGGACGCCGAACGCCTTGCCAAGCAGGAGAAGTTCACCGACTGGGTGGCGTTGTTCGGTGCGAAGCGGGACCGGTGGGCCAACCCCGAGCTGCCGACGCTGAACGCATGGGTCCTCACCAAGGCGGTGGGTACGGGAGACCGGGTGGTGGCCACCCGCAATCCCTACTACTGGAAGGTCGATCCGGACGGAAGCCAGCTGCCCTACCTCGACGAGTTCGTCAACGTCGTCGTCTCCGACCCCGAGGTGATGCTGCTCAAGACCACCAACGGCGAGTTCGACTTCCAGGAACGCACCGTCACGTCGTTGCGCAACAAGCCGGTGCTCGCCCGCAGCCGGGACAAGGGCCACTACCGCTTCCTGGACATGGTCAACGCGAACATGAACACCGCGATCATCTCGTTGAACCTGTGTCACAAGGATCCGGTCAAGCGCGAGATCTTCCGCAACCGCGACTTCCGGGTCGGGCTCTCCCATGCGATCAACCGCAAGGAGATCATCGTCGCGGCGTACCAGCGTCAAGGCACACCTGCGCAGCCGGCGCCGCGGCCGGAGTCGGCCTTCTACGACAGGGAACTTGCCACGCAGTACACCGAGTACGACGTCGCTCTCGCCAACCGGCACCTTGACCGCGCGGGCTATCGCAAACGTGACGGGAGCGGTGTCCGGCTCGGCCCGGACGGCACACCGATCAGGTTCGTGGTCGAGATCGCCAGCCAGGACTACGGTTTCGGCTGGGCCAACGTGATGGACCTGGTCCGCGGCTACTGGCGCGCGGTGGGCGTCGACATGAGTGTCCGTGCCGAGGACGGCGGTTTGTTCTACGAACGCAAGGACGCCAACACCTTCGACGCCGTGGTGTGGCAGGGCGACGTCGGCGGCATGGACCCGCGGCTCGAGCCCCGCTACTACATGCCGTACCGCGACGAGTCGAACTTCGCCCTCCCGTGGGCGGAGTGGTACCAGACCCGGGGCGCCGGCGGGGAGGAACCACCTCCGGCGGTCCGTCGCCAGCTGAGCCTCTATGACCAGATGACCGCCACCGCCGACGCTGACGAGCAGAACCGGTTGCTGCACGAGATCGTGACGATGGCCCGGGAGCAGTTCTACGCGATCGGGATCTGCTTGCCGCCGAAGGGATACAGCATCGTCCGCAACGACTTCCACAACGTACCGACCATGATGATCGAGTCCGACTACCCCGAGCCCGGGCCGACGAACCCCGAGCAGTACTTCACGACCCGACAGTAG
- a CDS encoding LacI family DNA-binding transcriptional regulator produces MDAAKVSLRDVAKHAGVSPSTVSNVLNGRAGRTRPDTTERVRRAVRELGYAPNQLARQLRTGQVRTIGLIVPSVANPFWGFVALRVEQAARERGYQVLLCNAERDTEREVRFAETLLDSGVRGLIFGSSPLSFDHLGHLQGRGLQVVAFDRSPAGVSPLVVGSVEIDNVLAARLAISHLTGLGHRRIGLLSGPIRTVSRRERLAGYRQALLDAGITPDDDLVWQGTAGGTFGDAESAELGRTGAHQLLSRPDRPTALFTINDMYALGAYAGARDLGLRVPDDLSVVGFDDLPVLAEVATPPLTTVRQPLPQMMRTATTQLIGRLEGERSGPPDHTTATPELVVRQSTARRSDHE; encoded by the coding sequence ATGGACGCCGCCAAGGTGAGCCTGCGAGACGTCGCGAAACACGCGGGTGTCTCACCGAGCACCGTCTCCAACGTGCTCAACGGCCGCGCGGGCCGGACCCGGCCGGACACAACCGAGCGGGTTCGCCGGGCCGTCCGCGAGCTCGGGTATGCACCGAACCAACTGGCGCGGCAGCTTCGCACCGGACAGGTGCGCACGATCGGGCTGATCGTCCCGTCCGTGGCCAATCCCTTCTGGGGATTCGTGGCGCTGCGGGTCGAGCAGGCCGCCCGCGAGCGCGGCTACCAGGTGCTGTTGTGCAACGCCGAACGCGACACCGAACGCGAGGTGCGGTTCGCGGAGACGTTGCTCGACTCCGGTGTACGTGGACTGATCTTCGGTTCCTCGCCGTTGTCGTTCGACCATCTCGGCCACCTCCAGGGCCGCGGGCTGCAGGTGGTGGCGTTCGACCGGTCACCGGCCGGCGTCAGCCCCCTCGTGGTCGGCAGCGTGGAGATCGACAACGTGCTCGCGGCTCGGCTGGCGATCTCCCACCTCACCGGCCTCGGGCACCGCCGGATCGGCTTGCTGTCCGGGCCGATCCGGACGGTCAGCCGGCGCGAGCGCCTGGCCGGTTACCGGCAGGCACTCCTCGACGCCGGAATCACGCCCGACGACGACCTGGTGTGGCAGGGCACGGCGGGCGGCACCTTCGGGGATGCGGAGAGCGCCGAACTCGGCCGGACCGGCGCGCACCAACTGCTGAGCAGGCCGGACCGGCCCACCGCGTTGTTCACCATCAACGACATGTACGCCCTCGGTGCGTACGCCGGAGCCCGCGACCTCGGCCTCCGCGTTCCCGACGATCTGTCCGTGGTGGGCTTCGACGACCTGCCGGTCCTCGCCGAGGTCGCGACGCCGCCACTCACCACGGTGCGCCAGCCGCTGCCGCAGATGATGCGCACGGCCACCACCCAACTGATCGGCCGGCTGGAAGGTGAGCGTTCCGGTCCGCCCGACCACACCACGGCGACACCCGAACTCGTCGTTCGGCAGTCGACCGCGAGGAGGAGCGATCATGAGTGA